The Arachis ipaensis cultivar K30076 chromosome B07, Araip1.1, whole genome shotgun sequence genomic interval TGAATGTCGTGATGAACAAACTACTTGGAAAAGAAAATGTTTCCGAAAAGAAGAATCTTGAAACAGAGGATTCCTTTGAATCACCTGCACATCCTGATGACTCTGAAGTAGGTAGTTCAACAGATGAAGATGATATCATTATTAACGTGAACACAAAGAGAAATAAATCGTCCATAATAGGGAGTGAGGAACTTCAAATGATCTTGGAAAATcaggttaattttcattgctgtcattattattattattattattattattattattattattaagcaaatggattctctcaattttttttcccTCAATTGTttggtaaagtgtgatctctcacgtTACATTAAGTGGGACCAAGAAAAAAATATGTGAGAAAAGATATTGAATGataagagatcacactttaccaaacaattaagagaaaaaaattgagaggatccactCCCCTTACGAAAGAAACCGGTTAAGTTATCTCTTATTGTATCActccttatttttttttatcaaagaataGATTTATTTATATTGTTTCTAATTGCTGTTTGGATATTCAGGACTCATGgtccaataaatcaaaaattgGTAAGGAAGAAAATGACAAGAGTGAGTCTGATGTGCATAAAGGGCATAAGAGCAATCCCAACAATAAGAGAAAATCACTTCGCAAATCGGAAAGGGAAAGCATTGGACATGTGTCTACTACTGCTAAAGGAAAGAATAATGTGCAGACCCTTCCAGATGAGGTAGAATCTGGAGTGCAACCTGTTGAGTCAGAAGATGATTTTGGCAAACCGTCTAAAGTTTCATGGTCTCAGAAATCATCATGGAAAGAACTACTTGGTAATGGAGGTAATACTGCTTTCAATGGCACTCTCATATTTCCTACAGAACAAGAAAGACCTGATAGTCCATCCCAATCCATATCTTTAAACGACAAAACTGAAAACATGGAAGGGCATGAACACCTAGGGAGTGAACCCACCGATACAGAATCGACAAAGGAGCTCACTGAAGATAATCATACCAACACATCAGCATTAAGAAAGCATGCTGAAGCTCAGCCTGCTGACAACAATGTGGAGTTGAAGAAGACCGGTCGAGGTGCATCATGGCGACGGAAGCAATCATGGACACAACTGGTTGCTGGAGACAACAGTTCATTTAGCATTTCACAGATTTTGGCAGGCATTACATTCTCAGAGCCAATGGCCAAGGGGTCTACCATGGACCCTGCAAATTCCAACAATCCCAAGCATAATAATGTAGGTAAGGATGCTATTAATGAAGTTGTTACTAGTGATGGGTGTATACCGGAAAAGAGTCAACATGATGGTGGTGGTGCCAATGATACTGCATATGAGGAAAAGAGTGAGACAAGAGAAAAGGAAGGATCGTCTGAAGAAACAGTACAAAAAGAGAGATCCACTGCGAGGGTTGAAGTAGGCGAAACTTGCACATTCATGAGAAGTTGTTCTTCTTTGAAAGAGTGGGCGAAGGCTAAAGCTGCTTTAAGTGGATCACTCAAAAGGAAACGTCCCAACTCCTGAGAACCAGTAAAGAAGCATAAATAAC includes:
- the LOC107606327 gene encoding uncharacterized protein LOC107606327, which gives rise to MEGQQNKTVRIFVGGLGESVTKQDLHSLFSSFGNVEAVETIRTKGRSFAYLDFLPFPTDDKSLSRLFSKYNGCVWKGEKLKLEKAKEHYLVRLKREWDEDAMSKIEHVSDKPVTTDKLEEKPTKESLKTKQLHIYFPRLRKVKSIPFTGTGKHKYSFQNIKVPLLPVHFCDCKEHCSPSGTERGKLHIERATEIGGMNDEEINIMNVVMNKLLGKENVSEKKNLETEDSFESPAHPDDSEVGSSTDEDDIIINVNTKRNKSSIIGSEELQMILENQDSWSNKSKIGKEENDKSESDVHKGHKSNPNNKRKSLRKSERESIGHVSTTAKGKNNVQTLPDEVESGVQPVESEDDFGKPSKVSWSQKSSWKELLGNGGNTAFNGTLIFPTEQERPDSPSQSISLNDKTENMEGHEHLGSEPTDTESTKELTEDNHTNTSALRKHAEAQPADNNVELKKTGRGASWRRKQSWTQLVAGDNSSFSISQILAGITFSEPMAKGSTMDPANSNNPKHNNVGKDAINEVVTSDGCIPEKSQHDGGGANDTAYEEKSETREKEGSSEETVQKERSTARVEVGETCTFMRSCSSLKEWAKAKAALSGSLKRKRPNS